One Fusarium poae strain DAOMC 252244 chromosome 4, whole genome shotgun sequence DNA window includes the following coding sequences:
- a CDS encoding hypothetical protein (TransMembrane:2 (o678-698i710-732o)~BUSCO:6166at5125) encodes MENPTAAGDAMRAAIEYWCQFVARCVSERLETDKFEAYVKIVHDQHPLPPTLVADFFLRPQPSDDSSLDPRIPPYLQVLTKLGYVDTPSILRALYKYSSSHAHAQAQKEHLQSNTEEGKGKEKEKQKENRDGKEKVEEKDDAQPKNITRWKSSYWAEEVLFYRLTKSVVEGRAIQDSRTALEVAMIISKFMELFTTALPATAFAADMLEQQFPTGQLRDEMESSRAALVALLLRLCENNILVSAIGKPFAKNARKALSTSLASFLPALQLVPEIADKLELFRTEILASSDPADKKKQVANAAMDELLDSTVGLENFVVAPISVSNTRAGLYIYLNAALIGRPILDDHALFSYMSNKYGADIQSSAIDLILASFDILANAVFRNEGQKDAHLLRSFLINKLPLLLYQLLPPGFSGTSAEFCITEALTHVDTSLFPTASLMFDESRNNNPYTESIREEFCAACVLHGLVQREHVERILGEISLSYEPSLQKHSKDKLVQDCLSDTDKIQGLVRELDKTDGNVGAVCQALVEVLRQSCHNKETMSLKLLCSQLAAKPQSLDVILLFEKLPNIIEPLCQLLDNWRYEEDQGEYQPVYEEFGAVLLLVFAFTYRYNLNAVDIGIATPDSWVAKIIGRGHIGRQGDELTQRENDHINGWVHGLFDTEAGGLGDELMSSCPPQEFYLIVAPLFQSIVVAYTYGYLNDESLKGGIEYLVDTFLLPSLVPAIRFLSDYLWIDQKEQKSIIKILQLILLPSSISGEASTMLSSVKNLIAKPLEHALRTYQRRDPKNQDIEPLLRTLKESVTLSRRTGGTDLNELESWTATPPSGLPSAVKLTIQGLVHWSIHPAMNSMPTSYTHRQILAGLKILGPRRLLHVILEEVRQHTAAGSANIIYDVATSLICAPDAVKDAPVTGMLDANGNMLPPIQRQRTLRDILKVEVQGCRKLQKEDPVLAEHMVRLHRRVETQMIIPQPQEMLQPADMSLNLADDTAALGDAMAAAASGVQGDNMSVDNLALDVSMGGVSSDMGLGSATDGGNLDPSGDAAMFEGFDTQDMDNFNWNITDTF; translated from the exons ATGGAGAACCCCACGGCAGCTGGAGATGCTATGCGCGCAGCAATTGAGTACTGGTGCCAATTCGTCGCTCGCTGTGTTTCCGAACGACTCGAGACAGACAAATTCGAGGCCTACGTCAAGATTGTCCACGACCAACATCCTCTACCTCCCACTCTCGTCGCCGACTTCTTTCTTCGCCCTCAGCCTTCAGACGACAGTAGCCTCGATCCTAGAATACCTCCGTATCTCCAAGTCCTCACAAAATTGGGCTATGTTGATACACCGTCAATACTAAGGGCCTTGTACAAATACTCTTCGTCACATGCACACGCACAAGCGCAAAAAGAACACTTGCAATCAAACACCGAAGAAGGAAAgggaaaggagaaggaaaaacaaaaagaaaacaggGATGGCAAAGAAAAGGTTGAGGAGAAGGATGATGCGCAACCCAAGAACATCACTCGGTGGAAGAGCTCCTACTGGGCCGAAGAGGTTCTCTTCTACAGACTTACTAAATCGGTAGTTGAGGGCAGAGCGATACAGGACTCGAGGACGGCTTTGGAGGTGGCCATGATCATCTCAAAATTCATGGAATTGTTCACCACTGCCTTGCCCGCAACGGCCTTCGCTGCTGATATGCTTGAGCAACAGTTCCCCACTGGCCAGCTGAGGGATGAAATGGAGTCATCGCGAGCAGCTCTAGTTGCACTACTCTTACGATTGTGCGAGAATAACATCCTCGTCAGTGCTATAGGTAAACCATTCGCGAAAA ATGCTCGAAAAGCGCTGTCCACAAGCCTAGCAAGCTTTTTACCTGCACTACAGCTTGTACCGGAGATAGCTGACAAGCTCGAACTGTTCCGCACTGAGATTCTTGCCAGCTCTGACCCTgcagacaagaagaagcaagtcGCCAACGCCGCCATGGATGAACTTCTTGATTCTACCGTTGGCCTGGAAAACTTTGTGGTAGCACCGATTTCTGTCAGTAATACGAGAGCAGGTTTGTATATCTATCTCAATGCTGCG CTTATTGGACGCCCCATCTTGGACGATCATGCTCTGTTCTCCTACATGAGCAATAAGTACGGAGCTGATATCCAGTCAAGTGCTATTGATCTAATTCTGGCATCATTCGACATTCTAGCTAATGCTGTGTTCCGCAATGAGGGGCAGAAGGACGCTCACCTCTTGCGTTCATTTTTGATCAACAAACTCCCCTTGCTTCTATATCAGTTACTGCCTCCAGGCTTCTCAGGCACATCGGCTGAATTCTGCATCACAGAAGCGCTTACTCATGTGGACACCAGCCTGTTTCCCACGGCCTCGCTCATGTTTGATGAGTCCAGAAACAACAACCCCTATACCGAAAGTATTAGAGAGGAGTTCTGCGCTGCCTGTGTTCTTCACGGGCTTGTACAACGGGAGCATGTCGAGAGGATCCTGGGCGAAATTTCACTTTCATATGAGCCGTCTTTGCAGAAACATTCCAAGGACAAGCTGGTACAAGATTGTTTATCTGATACAGACAAGATTCAGGGTTTGGTTCGGGAGCTTGACAAGACGGATGGTAATGTTGGGGCTGTTTGCCAAGCCCTCGTTGAG GTGCTGCGGCAATCGTGTCATAACAAAGAGACAATGTCTCTGAAACTGCTCTGTAGTCAGCTGGCGGCAAAGCCTCAATCACTGGATGTTATCCTCCTTTTTGAGAAACTGCCAAACATAATCGAGCCTTTGTGTCAGTTACTCGACAACTGGCGATACGAGGAAGACCAAGGCGAATATCAGCCTGTCTACGAGGAGTTCGGAGCAGTCCTACTTCTTGTATTCGCCTTTACATATCGATACAACCTCAACGCAGTGGATATTGGCATTGCAACCCCGGACTCATGGGTAGCCAAGATAATCGGCCGCGGGCATATTGGACGACAAGGTGATGAGCTTACACAGCGGGAGAATGACCATATCAACGGCTGGGTTCATGGTCTCTTTGACACAGAGGCCGGTGGTCTTGGTGACGAGTTGATGTCTTCTTGTCCGCCACAGGAATTTTATCTCATAGTGGCACCCCTTTTCCAGAGTATCGTGGTTGCTTACACATATGGTTATCTGAACGATGAAAGCCTTAAGGGAGGAATAGAGT ACCTCGTGGATACTTTCTTGCTGCCATCTCTTGTCCCGGCGATCCGGTTCCTATCAGATTACCTATGGATTGATCAGAAGGAACAAAAATCCATCATTAAGATACTGCAACTTATCCTACTTCCAAGTTCCATTTCTGGGGAAGCCAGCACAATGCTTTCGTCTGTTAAAAATCTTATCGCAAAGCCTTTAGAGCATGCTCTACGAACATATCAACGTCGGGATCCTAAGAACCAAGACATTGAACCTCTTCTGAGAACTCTCAAGGAGAGCGTCACTCTATCACGCCGTACAGGAGGCACAGATCTCAACGAGCTTGAATCATGGACGGCCACACCTCCGAGTGGCCTCCCCAGTGCCGTCAAGCTCACCATTCAAGGCCTCGTTCACTGGAGCATACATCCCGCTATGAACAGTATGCCAACTTCTTATACTCATCGACAAATTCTGGCTGGACTCAAGATTCTGGGCCCCAGACGACTGTTGCATGTAATCTTGGAGGAAGTAAGACAGCACACGGCAGCTGGGAGCGCTAATATTATCTACGACGTGGCTACGTCGTTGATATGCGCGCCCGACGCCGTGAAAGATGCCCCGGTAACGGGTATGCTCGATGCCAATGGCAACATGCTTCCACCAATTCAACGTCAGCGAACTCTTCGCGATATTCTCAAGGTGGAAGTCCAAGGTTGCAGAAAGCTCCAAAAGGAAGACCCTGTGCTGGCTGAGCATATGGTACGCTTGCACCGTCGAGTTGAGACGCAGATGATTATTCCTCAGCCACAAGAAATGCTTCAGCCAGCGGACATGTCACTCAACCTTGCCGACGATACTGCTGCTCTCGGGGATGCCATGGCTGCTGCGGCTTCAGGGGTTCAGGGCGATAACATGTCGGTCGACAATCTGGCTCTCGATGTCAGTATGGGAGGTGTGTCATCTGACATGGGGCTCGGGTCTGCCACTGATGGTGGGAATCTGGATCCTTCTGGCGATGCCGCTATGTTTGAAGGGTTTGACACACAGGACATGGACAATTTTAACTGGAATATCACAGATACATTCTAG
- a CDS encoding hypothetical protein (TransMembrane:2 (i129-147o234-254i)) has protein sequence MSLFLNMIRDRFITIPPQKEDCTGKTFVVTGANSGIGLETVRHLTEFDAAKVILTCRSMEKGEQAKKDIEASTGKEKVIQVWHLDLASYDSVREFASRVNKLERVDAFINNAGLLDFNRAMIEGHESMLTVNVISTALLSLLVLPALRLTAMRFNIIPHLVIVSSDAAFDCRLPTDEPNIFEALDAQTYVLEHYNKSKLLQAMFMSRLSQEIDASGKGHIIVNAVHPGLCCTQLFQHISFPFSLFLSALVAILGRTPEMGSRALLAGAFAGDDLHGKFMFNGEEHQLPKCMQGDEGNKLNRRVWEELMDLLEGIEPGVTNNI, from the exons ATGTCGCTCTTTCTGAACATGATCCGTGACAGGTTCATCACGATACCACCACAAAAAGAAGACTGCACAGGCAAAACATTCGTTGTGACAGGAGCAAACAGCG GTATCGGCCTTGAAACAGTCCGTCATCTTACAGAATTTGATGCCGCCAAGGTGATCTTGACATGTCGAAGTATGGAAAAAGGCGAGCAAGCCAAGAAGGACATTGAAGCATCGACTGGGAAGGAAAAAGTCATTCAAGTTTGGCATTTGGACCTCGCTTCATATGACAGCGTTCGGGAATTTGCTTCTCGCGTCAACAAATTGGAGCGTGTCGATGCCTTCATCAACAACGCTGGCCTTCTCGATTTTAATCGCGCGATGATTGAAGGCCATGAATCAATGTTGACTGTCAATGTAATATCTACGGCTCTGCTTTCGCTTCTTGTATTGCCCGCCCTGCGGCTGACAGCGATGAGGTTCAACATTATTCCTCACCTTGTCATTGTATCTTCCGACGCAGCTTTTGAT TGTCGTCTCCCTACAGATGAACCAAACATATTTGAGGCTCTCGATGCTCAAACCTACGTTCTGGAGCACTACAACAAATCAAAGCTCTTACAAGCCATGTTCATGTCTCGACTCTCCCAAGAAATTGACGCCTCTGGGAAGGGACACATCATTGTCAATGCAGTACACCCAGGCTTGTGCTGCACACAGCTCTTTCAACACATATCTTTCCCATTCTCCCTGTTTCTCTCTGCCCTTGTAGCGATACTTGGACGGACACCAGAGATGGGATCTCGGGCGTTGTTGGCTGGAGCTTTTGCAGGAGATGATCTACACGGAAAGTTCATGTTCAATGGCGAGGAGCACCAGCTTCCCAAATGTATGCAAGGGGACGAAGGCAATAAGTTGAATAGACGTGTGTGGGAGGAGCTCATGGATTTGCTTGAGGGGATTGAGCCTGGGGTAACGAACAATATCTAG
- a CDS encoding hypothetical protein (BUSCO:52075at5125): protein MSERKVLQKYYPPDFDPSALTRRRGNKDAGPKTQKVRIMAPFSLRCTRCGTFIYRGRKFNSNKEIRPDEKYLNIQLIRLSFRCTGCSGEIILRTDPKNNDYTILSGAVRNNEPWRNRETENEDDEQRLNRLEREEAEAAGEEEKNAMEELEAKNMDAQREMAAADALDEIRHRNARINRSEKEGVDFADTIVRTEDEEREKQEREDDEAAKKAFAAARARMEMETIVEDDTPVELAELKPVAPAPAPSFKRVIKKKKDHSAALGLKKKV from the exons ATGAGTGAACGCAAAGTCCTACAGAAATACTACCCCCCGGATTTCGATCCTTCAGCTCTTACCCGCAGGCGGGGAAACAAAGATGCGGGACCCAAGACACAAAAAGTTCGAATAA TGGCTCCATTCTCTCTACGCTGCACACGATGCGGAACGTTCATCTATCGCGGCAGGAAGTTTAATTCCAACA AGGAGATACGGCCGGATGAGAAGTACCTCAACATCCAGCTTATCAGACTGTCATTTCGCTGTACGGGGTGCTCGGGGGAGATCATCCTACGTACAGACCCCAAGAACAATGACTATACTATTTTGTCAGGGGCTGTACGAAATAACGAGCCATGGCGTAATCGCGAGACCGAgaacgaagatgatgaacagCGACTGAACCGACTGGAACGCGAGGAAGCAGAAGCTGCGggcgaggaagaaaagaatgcAATGGAGGAACTCGAAGCCAAGAACATGGACGCGCAGAGAGAAATGGCCGCCGCTGATGCGCTGGACGAAATCCGACACCGAAACGCACGAATCAATCGTTCCGAGAAAGAAGGTGTTGACTTTGCGGACACTATCGTACGGACAGAGGATGAGGAAAGGGAGAAACAGGAGAGGGAAGACGACGAGGCTGCTAAGAAGGCTTTCGCTGCCGCACGAGCCCGTATGGAAATGGAGACTATAGTTGAGGACGACACGCCTGTCGAGTTAGCTGAGCTGAAACCTGTAGCGCCAGCGCCAGCGCCTAGTTTCAAGAGGgttatcaagaagaagaaggaccaTTCAGCAGCTCTGggtttgaagaagaaagtatAA
- a CDS encoding hypothetical protein (BUSCO:46097at5125): MGKAEVGSTKFVANRMKAKGLQRLRWYCQPCEKQCRDANGFKQHTMSESHVRQMLLVGEDPKKYINDYTKQFLSDFLLLLRTGHGEKQVHINRFYQEYIANKEHIHMNSTKFGSLTELAKHLGREGICRVEETEKGIHISWIDKSPEALRRQDALRRKEAQDQGNEELEQRMIREQIKRAQAAAGTNDEEKEEDPEARELKRQEGEKIKLSFGAKPAAPETKASEITAPGTAATEADLSKAEEKTAEKGKEPDTAPAKPSGFGGISMKLAGKPQTKNVFAQAKKNALSSGSKKPAKIEQPKKMSEAERIMKEEMEKKRSRDSAGFSFGMGSNKKQKNN; the protein is encoded by the exons ATGGGCAAAGCCGAAGTCGGATCTACGAAATTTGTCGCCAACCGCATGAAGGCCAAGGGTCTTCAGCGGTTGAGATGGTACTGCCAACCATGCGAGAAACAATGCAGAGATGCCAACGGATTCAAGCAGCATACAATGAGCGAAAGTCATGTGCGACAAATGCTTCTCGTTGGCGAAGACCCCAAGAAGTACATCAACGACTATACCAAACAATTCCTAAGCGACTTCCTTCTACTTCTAAGGACAGGTCATGGAGAGAAGCAAGTCCATATCAACCGTTTCTATCAAGAATATATTGCAAACAAG GAGCACATTCATATGAACAGTACAAAGTTCGGTTCTCTTACGGAATTAGCGAAGCATCTGGGTCGCGAGGGTATTTGCCGAGTCGAAGAAACCGAGAAGGGCATACACATATCCTGGATCGACAAATCACCAGAGGCCCTGCGACGACAAGATGCACTGAGACGCAAGGAAGCACAAGATCAGGGCAATGAGGAGTTAGAGCAGCGCATGATCCGAGAGCAAATCAAACGAGCGCAAGCCGCCGCCGGCACCAACGacgaagaaaaggaagaagatcCCGAAGCCCGCGAATTGAAACGTCAAGAAGGCGAGAAGATCAAGCTCTCATTCGGAGCGAAGCCAGCCGCTCCTGAAACGAAGGCGTCAGAGATTACTGCGCCAGGTACAGCTGCAACAGAAGCAGATCTCTCAAAGGCAGAAGAGAAAACTgcagaaaaaggaaaggagCCTGACACAGCACCGGCGAAGCCAAGCGGGTTTGGAGGCATCTCGATGAAGCTTGCGGGGAAGCCTCAGACCAAGAACGTGTTCGcccaggccaagaagaatgcTCTCTCTTCGGGATCCAAGAAACCAGCAAAAATTGAACAGCCCAAGAAGATGAGCGAGGCCGAACGTATAATGAAGGAAGAAATGGAAAAGAAGCGGTCCAGGGACTCTGCCGGCTTTAGTTTTGGCATGGGCTCtaacaagaagcagaagaacaATTAG
- the SPT4 gene encoding transcription elongation factor spt4 (BUSCO:55077at5125), with product MSSSNYVTTGQARNLRACMICSIVMTSQRFQNEGCPNCEEFLHLQHSPDQIESCTSQVFEGVITLANPTKSWIAKYQRLDSYVPGMYAIKVSGQLPDDVRSTLEDEYRIQYIPRDGTEAENDA from the exons ATGTCATCCTCCAATTATGTCACAACAGGCCAGGCGCGAAACCTGCGCGCATGCATGATCTGCTCGATCGTCATGACCTCCCAG CGCTTCCAAAACGAAGGTTGCCCCAACTGCGAGGAGTTCCTGCACCTCCAGCATTCCCCGGACCAGATCGAGAGCTGTACGTCCCAAGTCTTTGAAGGTGTTATTACGCTTGCAAACCCGACCAAGTCGTGGATTGCAAAGTACCAGCGCCTCGATAGCTACGTGCCTGGCATGTATGCCATCAAAGTCTCGGGACAACTACCTGATGATGTTCGATCGACGTTGGAGGACGAGTATAGGATACAGTACATTCC ACGTGACGGCACAGAGGCGGAGAACGATGCTTAA
- a CDS encoding hypothetical protein (BUSCO:17804at5125), producing the protein MDAVELKNKGNKAFQSGDYPGAVDFYTQAIEKNDKEPTFFTNRAQAIQAYIKTEAYGYAVADATKAIELNPKLVKAYYRRGLAKTAILRPKEAIDDFKTCVSLDPNNKDARLKLEDCKKIVRQMAFFAAIEVGDEPSAAVGLDLDSMAVDAGYDGVRLGDEMTQEFIDDMIERFKNGKKIHRKYVYQIILAVKKIVYDEPTMVEVEIPSDVKLTVCGDTHGQYFDLMELFRRNGTPDEKHWYLFNGDFVDRGSWSTEIALLLYAYKWLRPKQFFLNRGNHETDDMNRVYGFEGECKAKYNERVFKLFSESFSALALATLIGKKYLVLHGGLFSDDKVTLDDIRKLNRHNQRQPGQAGLMMEMLWTDPQEENGRGPSKRGVGMQFGPDITKKFCENNGLEAVIRSHEVRMDGYEVQHDGRCITVFSAPRYCDSTENRGAYINIGPDYKLQYEQFDAVPHPDIKPMAYAQSSLMSSLM; encoded by the exons ATGGACGCCGTTGAACTCAAGAATAAGGGCAACAAGGCCTTCCAGTCTGGTGACTACCCTGGTGCAGTCGACTTTTACACACAGGCTATCGAAAAGAACGACAAGGAGCCTACCTTTTTCACCAACCGAGCTCAGGCAA taCAGGCATACATCAAGACTGAAGCATATGGTTATGCTGTCGCTGACGCTACGAAAGCTATTGAGCTTAACCCCAAACTTGTCAAG GCATATTACCGACGAGGTCTAGCCAAGACTGCGATTCTACGACCCAAGGAGGCCATCGACGACTTCAAGACATGCGTTTCCCTCGACCCCAACAACAAAGATGCCAGGCTCAAGTTGGAAGACTGCAAGAAAATCGTCCGACAGATGGCGTTTTTTGCTGCTATCGAGGTCGGCGATGAGCCCTCTGCAGCTGTTGGTCTTGACCTAGACTCAATGGCTGTTGATGCAGGATATGATGGCGTGCGACTAGGTGATGAGATGACACAAGAATTCATTGACGACATGATCGAGCGTTTCAAGAATGGCAAGAAGATCCACCGGAAATACGTCTATCAAATTATTCTTGCCGTCAAGAAGATTGTCTACGATGAGCCTACAATGGTCGAGGTGGAAATTCCTAGCGACGTCAAGCTTACTGTTTGTGGTGACACACACG GTCAATATTTCGATCTTATGGAGTTGTTCCGTCGCAATGGCACTCCTGATGAGAAGCACTGGTATCTTTTCAACGGTGACTTTGTGGATCGAGGTTCTTGGTCAACTGAGATCGCTCTGCTCTTGTATGCATACAAATGGCTGCGACCTAAGCAGTTCTTCCTGAACCGTGGAAACCACGAGACGGACGACATGAACCGAGTCTACGGTTTCGAAGGCGAATGCAAGGCCAAGTACAACGAACGAGTATTCAAGCTGTTCTCTGAGAGTTTCTccgctctggctctggcgaCACTCATTGGAAAGAAGTATCTGGTCCTTCACGGAGGTCTCTTCTCCGATGATAAGGTTACTCTTGACGATATCCGAAAACTGAACCGACACAACCAGCGACAACCCGGTCAGGCTGGcttgatgatggagatgcTGTGGACTGACCCTCAGGAGGAGAACGGCCGAGGACCAAGCAAGCGTGGAGTCGGTATGCAGTTTGGTCCTGACATTACCAAGAAGTTCTGTGAGAACAACGGTCTCGAGGCTGTTATCCGAAGTCACGAGGTTCGCATGGATGGTTACGAGGTGCAGCACGATGGTCGATGTATTACCG TCTTCTCTGCTCCACGATACTGTGACTCGACAGAGAACAGGGGTGCCTACATCAACATTGGTCCTGACTACAAGCTTCAGTACGAGCAATTCGATGCTGTGCCCCACCCTGACATTAAGCCCATG GCATATGCGCAAAGCTCTCTCATGTCCTCTCTGATGTAG